One Natronolimnobius sp. AArcel1 DNA window includes the following coding sequences:
- a CDS encoding metal-dependent transcriptional regulator: MPTPIMEDYLQALYQLEAANGGIRVRTSDLADQLEVAPPTVSSMYATLADAALIDHEKYRGAATTDAGAEVAVETNRNRHLLEAYLSLECGFRAGEAEREADTLEHHISDRFVEAMEERIQNARHASDSELGSRADDSARIPAECDLLADCEARSTVVVRGITEYDPVLEATLSRWGIVSEQPLTVLESPTVATTVVSGLESGNMVVLPDAIAAFVTVSHTPEPSY; this comes from the coding sequence ATGCCGACTCCAATCATGGAAGACTACCTCCAGGCCCTCTATCAGTTGGAGGCTGCAAACGGCGGCATTCGTGTTCGAACGTCCGACCTCGCCGACCAACTCGAGGTGGCACCGCCGACGGTCTCGAGTATGTACGCCACCCTCGCCGATGCAGCGCTTATCGATCACGAAAAGTACCGCGGCGCGGCGACGACGGACGCTGGCGCAGAAGTCGCCGTCGAGACGAACAGGAATCGCCATCTTCTCGAGGCGTATCTCTCCCTCGAGTGTGGCTTTCGAGCGGGCGAGGCAGAGCGGGAAGCGGACACGCTCGAGCACCACATCAGTGACCGATTCGTCGAGGCAATGGAAGAACGGATTCAAAACGCACGACACGCCAGCGACAGTGAGCTAGGCTCGAGAGCGGACGACAGCGCTCGAATACCGGCCGAATGCGATCTCCTTGCAGACTGCGAAGCGAGGAGTACTGTAGTCGTTCGCGGCATCACCGAGTATGACCCGGTGCTGGAGGCGACGCTGTCCCGGTGGGGAATTGTATCGGAGCAACCGCTCACCGTCCTCGAGAGTCCGACAGTTGCAACGACTGTCGTTTCCGGCCTCGAAAGTGGCAATATGGTGGTTCTTCCGGATGCTATTGCAGCGTTCGTCACAGTGAGTCATACTCCCGAGCCGAGTTATTAG
- a CDS encoding LLM class flavin-dependent oxidoreductase, with translation MKFGIFPIEGGDRWTGVVEQCQLAEDVGFETCWVNDHQATEGDNYWPSPLTRLTSIAEGTEDLELVTSVLILPLYHPLHVAQRAAMLDNISDGRLTLGVGLGYVEEEFEAFDVPMDERAGRMIEGLRFIDEFFRSDEPITFECPFFSVEDWEPLPKTVQDPRPPLWIGGWGDKQIARSVKFSDAWVPGVVADLGIVEDRKELQQERIEDSDQEWDEIAHPLMREAVIAETEEEVMERKQYLHETYVSEYGGEFSHPLMNADSVENFEELADDRFIYGTPDQIIEQIEAMQERFPLTELTLRFHHSGMPADLVEDQIRLFGEEVIPAFE, from the coding sequence ATGAAGTTCGGGATTTTCCCAATCGAAGGCGGAGACCGATGGACGGGCGTTGTCGAGCAGTGTCAGCTCGCCGAAGACGTTGGCTTCGAGACCTGCTGGGTCAACGACCACCAGGCGACCGAGGGCGACAACTACTGGCCCTCGCCGCTGACGCGCCTGACCAGTATCGCCGAAGGCACGGAGGACCTCGAGTTGGTGACCTCCGTTCTCATCCTGCCGCTGTATCATCCGCTGCACGTCGCCCAGCGCGCGGCGATGCTCGATAACATCTCTGACGGCCGGCTCACGCTCGGTGTCGGACTGGGCTACGTCGAAGAGGAGTTCGAGGCGTTCGACGTACCGATGGACGAACGCGCCGGGCGGATGATCGAGGGACTGCGATTCATCGACGAGTTCTTCCGCAGTGATGAACCGATCACGTTCGAGTGTCCGTTCTTCTCGGTCGAAGACTGGGAGCCGCTGCCGAAGACGGTACAGGACCCGCGTCCACCGCTGTGGATCGGTGGCTGGGGCGACAAACAGATCGCTCGCTCGGTGAAGTTCTCCGACGCGTGGGTGCCGGGCGTCGTTGCCGACCTCGGCATCGTCGAAGACCGCAAGGAACTCCAGCAAGAGCGTATCGAAGACAGCGATCAAGAGTGGGACGAGATCGCTCACCCGCTGATGCGCGAAGCCGTCATCGCCGAGACCGAAGAAGAAGTCATGGAGCGCAAGCAGTACCTCCACGAAACGTACGTCTCGGAGTACGGCGGCGAGTTCTCGCACCCGCTGATGAACGCCGACAGCGTCGAAAACTTCGAAGAGTTGGCCGACGACCGCTTCATATACGGCACGCCGGACCAGATCATCGAACAGATCGAAGCCATGCAAGAGCGGTTCCCACTGACGGAACTGACGCTTCGCTTCCACCACTCCGGCATGCCCGCCGACCTGGTCGAAGACCAGATCCGACTGTTCGGTGAGGAAGTCATCCCGGCTTTCGAGTAA
- a CDS encoding RICIN domain-containing protein → MADSDSPTESAVDRSTTDRTRVSRRRTLAVLAAGLTTAGVATTASADSHEADVWSDGGTWYAEAHGSEVYSGSDYITAIQAAVDGLTTGRQSKETVIVWDSGTANLGGGTGVELPSDTVLDIRGTMTVSGSGGVPIYADSVDSIEIPTYSLEGSPDMGVQIQRASDVHFGTVTMHIDSGLGIRIDNAYETGNAVTTEDVTIDSATITGSGSHAVETYGVHDIDIGTVETEDTGGCGVLLNDTSSASVDLVDAVRADEGGGYAGFRCANDAGPNIHVSEVRASNCGRGVFTVSGSHGITIDHVDIDACGSNLIQDSRNVQINGGSITNNAGEGVRIDSRSEDSHHHTRDVTVQYVDIHGNDYGVLETGPDTEENAILDNDFCDNGTDIETYAGSTTVSGNTYCGDGGGGSGGDRPISSGTYRITNVNSGNLLEVADAETEEGANVQQWSDTGCSCQHWHVSEEGDGIYTLENANSGHLLDVDALGTDEGDTLIQWPDTGGDNQRFVIEDVGGSEYRLENANSGLVVDVYGGRTDDGDDVIQWSWSDDANQRWTFEEV, encoded by the coding sequence ATGGCAGACAGTGACTCACCAACGGAGAGTGCAGTGGATCGATCAACGACCGACCGAACACGCGTAAGCCGCCGACGGACGCTGGCAGTGCTTGCAGCAGGACTCACGACTGCTGGCGTCGCCACCACCGCGAGTGCGGACAGCCACGAGGCGGATGTCTGGTCCGACGGCGGAACCTGGTATGCCGAAGCGCATGGTTCAGAAGTGTACAGCGGCAGCGACTACATCACGGCAATCCAGGCCGCGGTCGACGGGCTCACTACCGGTCGCCAGTCGAAAGAGACGGTCATCGTCTGGGACTCGGGAACCGCGAACCTTGGCGGGGGAACCGGCGTCGAACTCCCAAGTGACACCGTACTCGACATCCGCGGGACGATGACGGTCTCCGGGTCGGGCGGCGTCCCCATCTACGCTGACTCGGTCGACTCAATCGAGATTCCCACCTACTCACTCGAGGGCAGCCCCGATATGGGCGTCCAGATCCAGCGTGCGAGCGACGTGCACTTTGGAACCGTGACGATGCACATCGACTCCGGACTGGGCATTCGAATCGACAACGCCTACGAGACCGGCAACGCGGTGACGACCGAAGATGTGACCATCGACTCCGCGACGATTACGGGGTCGGGCTCACACGCCGTCGAAACCTACGGCGTCCACGATATCGACATCGGAACGGTCGAAACGGAAGATACCGGCGGCTGTGGCGTCCTGTTGAACGACACGAGCAGCGCCAGCGTCGACCTCGTCGATGCCGTCCGCGCGGACGAGGGCGGCGGCTACGCCGGCTTTCGCTGTGCAAACGATGCCGGGCCGAACATCCACGTCAGCGAGGTTCGCGCGAGCAACTGCGGGCGCGGCGTCTTCACCGTCTCGGGCAGCCACGGCATTACAATCGATCACGTCGATATCGACGCCTGTGGCTCGAACCTGATTCAGGACTCGAGAAATGTCCAGATCAACGGCGGATCGATCACGAACAATGCGGGCGAGGGCGTTCGTATCGACTCACGCAGCGAGGACAGCCATCACCACACGCGTGATGTGACGGTCCAGTACGTCGACATCCACGGCAACGACTACGGCGTCCTCGAGACCGGCCCTGATACCGAGGAAAACGCGATTCTCGACAACGACTTCTGCGATAACGGGACAGATATCGAAACCTACGCCGGCAGTACGACAGTCAGCGGCAACACCTACTGTGGCGACGGCGGGGGCGGTAGCGGCGGTGACAGACCCATCTCGAGTGGTACCTATCGAATCACGAACGTCAACAGCGGCAATCTCCTCGAGGTTGCAGACGCCGAGACGGAAGAAGGTGCAAACGTACAGCAGTGGAGCGACACCGGTTGTTCCTGCCAGCACTGGCACGTCAGCGAGGAAGGAGATGGCATCTACACCCTCGAGAACGCAAACAGCGGGCATTTACTCGATGTTGATGCACTCGGGACCGACGAGGGCGATACGCTGATTCAGTGGCCGGATACGGGCGGCGACAACCAGCGATTCGTCATCGAGGACGTTGGCGGTAGCGAGTATCGACTCGAGAACGCAAACAGCGGGCTGGTCGTCGATGTCTACGGTGGCCGAACCGATGACGGCGACGACGTTATCCAGTGGTCTTGGAGCGACGACGCCAACCAGCGCTGGACGTTCGAGGAAGTGTAG
- a CDS encoding ThuA domain-containing protein, translated as MATRVTVWNENVHEQESDDVAERYPDGIHGAIAAFLEEAGFETQTATLQEPDHGLTEDVLAETDVLVWWSHCANHELSDEVATRVVDRVHNGMGFVPLHSAKNSKPFKRLLGTTCNIKYRHGGETERLWAVDFGHPIVDGLPESFEIPETEMYGEPYDVPEPDRTVFISWFEGGEVFRSGLCYRRGRGRIFAFRPGHEEYPIYYQVEVQRVIENAVHWAAPNEGAADPDWGQHDPIESLE; from the coding sequence ATGGCTACACGCGTGACGGTCTGGAACGAGAACGTCCACGAACAGGAATCCGATGATGTCGCCGAGCGCTACCCCGACGGCATCCACGGTGCAATCGCTGCCTTCCTCGAGGAGGCTGGTTTCGAGACACAGACGGCGACCTTGCAGGAGCCAGACCACGGTCTGACTGAGGATGTGCTCGCGGAGACAGACGTGCTCGTCTGGTGGTCACACTGTGCGAATCACGAACTGAGCGACGAGGTTGCAACGCGCGTTGTCGACCGGGTCCACAACGGAATGGGCTTTGTTCCCCTCCACTCCGCGAAGAACTCCAAACCGTTCAAACGACTGCTGGGGACGACCTGTAACATCAAGTATCGCCACGGCGGCGAAACCGAACGCCTCTGGGCGGTCGACTTTGGCCATCCCATCGTCGACGGCCTCCCGGAATCGTTTGAGATTCCTGAAACCGAAATGTACGGCGAGCCCTACGACGTGCCCGAACCCGACCGAACGGTGTTCATCTCGTGGTTCGAAGGCGGCGAAGTGTTTCGCTCCGGACTCTGCTATCGCCGCGGTCGCGGGCGCATCTTCGCGTTCCGCCCCGGCCACGAGGAGTACCCAATCTACTACCAGGTGGAAGTCCAGCGCGTGATCGAAAACGCCGTCCACTGGGCTGCGCCGAACGAGGGCGCGGCCGACCCCGACTGGGGCCAACACGATCCAATTGAATCGCTCGAGTAA
- the dph5 gene encoding diphthine synthase: MLTFIGLGLYDERSITVEGRDALRNADRAYAEFYTSKLIGTTLDDLEAYHGTDIEVRDRAGVEQEPEEMLAAAETEDVAFLTAGDTMISTTHVDLRLRAHERGIETHVIHGVTAQTATSSLTGLQNYRFGKATTLPFPYAHGADGLPASVTNTIDENRADGLHTVVYLDIKAAREEYMTASTGAELLADEYPDLVGVVVARAGSPDPLVEAGTMAELADREFGDPLHLLVIPGECHLLEADALVELAGADRDALEIA, translated from the coding sequence ATGCTCACGTTCATTGGACTCGGCCTCTACGACGAGCGATCCATCACTGTCGAAGGCCGGGATGCGCTTCGAAACGCTGATCGCGCCTACGCCGAGTTCTACACCAGCAAACTCATCGGTACGACACTCGACGACCTCGAGGCCTACCACGGAACCGACATCGAGGTTCGAGACCGTGCCGGCGTCGAACAGGAACCCGAGGAGATGCTCGCAGCCGCCGAAACCGAAGACGTGGCTTTCCTCACAGCCGGGGACACGATGATCTCGACGACGCACGTCGACCTCCGACTCCGGGCGCACGAACGCGGAATCGAGACACATGTGATCCACGGCGTGACCGCCCAAACTGCTACCAGCTCTCTTACTGGATTGCAGAACTATCGGTTTGGAAAGGCAACAACGCTTCCGTTTCCGTACGCCCACGGCGCAGATGGTCTGCCCGCGAGCGTTACCAACACAATCGACGAGAATCGGGCAGACGGCCTTCATACCGTCGTCTACCTCGATATCAAAGCCGCACGCGAGGAGTACATGACCGCCAGTACGGGTGCGGAACTACTTGCCGACGAATACCCCGATCTCGTCGGCGTTGTCGTCGCTCGAGCGGGCAGTCCCGATCCACTCGTCGAAGCCGGGACGATGGCCGAGCTCGCCGACCGTGAGTTCGGCGATCCGCTGCATTTGCTCGTTATCCCCGGCGAATGCCACCTTCTCGAGGCTGACGCGCTCGTCGAACTGGCCGGAGCAGACAGGGACGCGTTGGAAATTGCCTAA
- a CDS encoding mandelate racemase/muconate lactonizing enzyme family protein, with translation MEIATVSGYALSSPIDPVQDRPFHGGTRRLHKRDVVLVVVETRDGTRGFATAGASSSAMREYFEGDSQGTFADVVNDTVADALEGETLEEIADAATHIRATSLPAHLQIEAISAIDVALYDIRGKELGAPIYELLAAENDGWEPTTEIPLYASAGMYMEPEGYAEQAAVIEDAGFFGYKYRPGIGPDGDRQTVDLLAETLSETEFMLDVHTWWKLGEAYGEDVVTELVEHAADSGAYWIEEPVEPTDREGYCRLAETGAPLAGGESEETPTSLVELGETGSVTFLQGDVRHHEGFTGCLPAIESCRGRDVEFVPHNFGTWLGLIANAHLVAAAPEVRLLEYPVFENDPLIDAEPDPGMYPFELAFDIFEGEPAVDDGQLTVPDGPGLGFEVDLDVLEEYPFIEGPWTEFQYDE, from the coding sequence ATGGAAATCGCAACAGTGAGCGGCTACGCTCTCTCGTCACCAATCGACCCGGTACAGGACCGACCGTTCCATGGCGGTACGCGCCGTCTGCACAAACGCGATGTCGTCCTCGTCGTCGTCGAAACGCGCGATGGCACCCGCGGATTCGCAACCGCCGGAGCCAGTAGTTCCGCGATGCGTGAGTACTTCGAAGGCGACTCACAGGGAACGTTCGCCGATGTCGTCAACGACACTGTCGCCGACGCACTCGAGGGCGAGACACTCGAGGAAATCGCCGATGCAGCGACTCACATCCGGGCAACTTCGTTGCCTGCGCATCTCCAGATCGAGGCGATTTCGGCAATCGATGTTGCGCTCTATGACATCCGCGGGAAGGAACTCGGTGCGCCCATCTACGAACTGCTCGCCGCGGAGAACGACGGCTGGGAGCCGACAACGGAGATTCCACTCTATGCGAGCGCGGGCATGTACATGGAACCCGAGGGGTACGCCGAGCAGGCCGCAGTCATCGAGGACGCGGGCTTTTTCGGCTACAAGTACCGCCCCGGGATCGGCCCCGACGGCGACCGCCAAACCGTCGACTTACTCGCTGAAACGCTCTCGGAGACGGAGTTCATGCTCGATGTCCACACCTGGTGGAAACTCGGCGAAGCCTACGGCGAGGACGTCGTGACCGAACTGGTCGAGCACGCTGCGGATTCGGGTGCGTACTGGATCGAAGAGCCTGTCGAGCCGACCGACCGCGAAGGGTATTGTCGGCTCGCCGAAACCGGCGCGCCACTCGCTGGCGGCGAGAGTGAAGAGACGCCTACATCGCTCGTCGAACTCGGTGAAACCGGCTCGGTCACGTTCTTGCAGGGCGACGTGCGCCATCACGAGGGCTTTACTGGCTGTCTCCCAGCAATCGAATCCTGCCGCGGCCGCGACGTGGAGTTCGTCCCGCACAACTTCGGCACCTGGCTCGGCCTCATCGCCAACGCCCACCTCGTCGCCGCCGCGCCGGAGGTCCGACTGCTCGAGTATCCAGTCTTCGAAAACGATCCGCTCATCGATGCGGAGCCAGATCCGGGCATGTATCCGTTCGAACTCGCGTTCGACATCTTCGAGGGTGAGCCTGCAGTCGATGACGGGCAGTTGACCGTCCCTGACGGGCCGGGGCTCGGGTTTGAGGTTGATCTCGACGTTCTCGAGGAGTATCCCTTCATCGAGGGACCGTGGACTGAGTTCCAGTACGACGAATAA
- a CDS encoding Rieske 2Fe-2S domain-containing protein codes for MSARMRLTSVETVHEDGSWLFTVRDRHGELEEVLLVPCEDGVEAWINRCTHEAQRLDTGCGAAMRDGQIICPRHGSMFDSCSGYCDNGDAAETTLPDVEIAVDDATVYLTDDDLSYLHDGGIEESDRDDDSGPSSTSHISF; via the coding sequence ATGAGCGCTCGAATGCGACTCACCAGCGTCGAGACGGTACACGAAGACGGGTCGTGGCTGTTTACCGTTCGGGACAGACACGGCGAACTCGAGGAAGTGCTCCTTGTCCCCTGTGAGGACGGTGTCGAAGCCTGGATCAACCGCTGTACGCACGAAGCCCAGCGCCTCGATACAGGCTGCGGCGCGGCGATGCGTGATGGACAGATCATCTGCCCACGACACGGTTCGATGTTCGACTCGTGTTCGGGGTATTGCGACAACGGCGATGCCGCCGAAACGACGCTGCCCGACGTCGAAATTGCTGTCGACGACGCGACCGTCTATCTCACCGACGACGATCTGTCGTATCTCCATGACGGCGGAATTGAGGAATCCGATCGCGACGATGACAGCGGGCCATCGTCCACATCGCACATCTCTTTTTGA
- a CDS encoding metal ABC transporter permease, whose product MAVERIQRWNHTLGILAALPVVLVGFYVFVYLLFPPLFGGFWDSTCGAFDTWLVCSGFLQRGFTAGMLIGISAPVVGAYLVNRQMALIGEALAHMAFGGVAIGLFVGAAVPSMDFPLLFALIAATIAALCMQYIAVKTDGYADIPIAIMLTGGFALGVAVISYGVTFHATVESYLFGDILFVPFENVQLMVGLTMLVIGTVALTHKQLLYITFDREAARLARINVQFYDTLLIVLTALVVVAAMQILGAILVAGMLVIPVAAAMQVTDSFNRGLLLSVLFGQAAVFAGIFLSYQWDIATGAMIILVAIVLYLWSFDPRTGVILGLAGFIGWFLLSVNIVLAGLVALLAVGLILATRVR is encoded by the coding sequence ATGGCGGTTGAACGGATTCAGCGCTGGAATCACACGCTTGGCATTCTTGCGGCGTTACCGGTCGTCCTCGTCGGGTTTTACGTCTTCGTCTACCTGCTCTTTCCACCGCTCTTTGGCGGGTTCTGGGATAGTACGTGTGGGGCGTTTGACACATGGCTCGTCTGCAGTGGCTTCCTGCAACGCGGGTTCACGGCAGGGATGTTGATCGGAATTTCCGCACCAGTCGTCGGTGCGTATCTGGTCAACCGGCAGATGGCGCTGATCGGCGAAGCGCTCGCGCACATGGCCTTCGGCGGCGTCGCGATTGGGCTGTTCGTCGGCGCGGCAGTGCCGAGCATGGATTTCCCCCTACTCTTTGCGCTGATTGCGGCGACCATCGCTGCCCTCTGCATGCAGTACATCGCGGTCAAAACTGACGGCTACGCGGACATTCCGATTGCGATTATGCTGACCGGCGGATTCGCACTCGGCGTCGCCGTCATCTCCTACGGCGTGACCTTCCACGCGACCGTCGAGAGCTACCTCTTCGGAGATATCCTCTTCGTTCCGTTCGAGAACGTCCAGTTGATGGTCGGCCTGACGATGTTGGTGATCGGAACCGTCGCGCTCACGCACAAACAGCTACTGTACATTACGTTCGACCGCGAGGCAGCTCGGCTCGCCCGAATCAATGTCCAGTTCTACGATACGTTGTTGATCGTCTTGACGGCACTCGTCGTGGTCGCTGCGATGCAAATTCTAGGGGCAATCCTCGTCGCCGGCATGCTCGTGATCCCCGTCGCTGCCGCGATGCAGGTCACCGATAGCTTCAATCGCGGGCTCTTGCTCTCAGTACTGTTCGGTCAGGCAGCCGTCTTTGCGGGCATCTTTCTTTCCTATCAGTGGGATATCGCGACCGGCGCGATGATTATTCTCGTCGCAATCGTTCTGTATCTCTGGTCGTTCGACCCCAGGACTGGTGTTATCCTCGGTCTCGCCGGCTTTATTGGCTGGTTCTTGCTCTCGGTCAATATCGTTCTCGCAGGACTCGTCGCCCTCCTCGCAGTGGGTCTGATACTTGCGACTCGAGTGCGATAA
- a CDS encoding metal ABC transporter substrate-binding protein, whose product MVEKRPTIDGITRRHALAGAGGLVAGFAGCLGDDPQDDSSDDTDESQNGDGDSDTQTVSAGFLALWDLTRNITGDQMDVVDLVPVGEHGHEFDPGPSVVSDIENSDVFIYLRDFASWQDDAAAELESDDDVHVIEAAEGIEFFDSPAEDNDEHVWMDPVECQSMVDNIATELGAYDDENADLYVEHAEAFNDELQSIHEDFEDIVDRGSQDHLIVATHDSFQWWHRRYDLNIHSPVGTSPDDEASPQDVEEIESIMDEHDIEHVLYDVGEPDDLAESLAAETDAEVLPISPVETQLPEYDEQDWGYLEHYREVNFPTLEAALDADEN is encoded by the coding sequence ATGGTCGAAAAAAGACCGACGATAGATGGCATCACACGACGACACGCACTCGCAGGAGCAGGCGGGCTCGTTGCCGGGTTCGCTGGCTGTCTCGGTGACGACCCACAAGACGATTCGAGCGACGATACTGACGAGTCTCAGAACGGGGATGGTGATAGCGATACACAGACAGTCTCTGCTGGTTTTCTGGCGCTCTGGGATCTCACTCGGAATATCACCGGCGACCAGATGGACGTCGTCGATCTGGTGCCCGTTGGCGAACACGGCCACGAGTTCGACCCCGGCCCAAGCGTCGTCTCCGATATTGAGAACTCGGACGTCTTCATCTACCTCCGTGACTTCGCCAGCTGGCAGGACGACGCAGCCGCAGAACTCGAGAGCGACGATGACGTTCACGTAATCGAAGCCGCAGAGGGCATCGAATTCTTCGATAGCCCAGCCGAAGACAACGACGAGCACGTCTGGATGGATCCTGTCGAGTGTCAGTCGATGGTCGACAACATCGCCACCGAGTTGGGTGCGTACGACGACGAGAACGCCGATCTCTACGTGGAACACGCCGAGGCATTCAACGACGAACTCCAGTCGATTCACGAAGACTTCGAGGATATCGTTGACCGTGGGTCACAGGACCACCTGATCGTTGCCACGCACGATTCGTTCCAGTGGTGGCATCGTCGCTACGACCTCAACATCCACTCACCTGTAGGCACCTCACCTGATGACGAAGCCTCTCCACAGGACGTCGAGGAGATCGAGTCTATCATGGACGAACACGACATTGAGCACGTGCTCTACGACGTTGGCGAACCCGACGATCTGGCCGAATCGCTCGCAGCCGAAACTGACGCCGAGGTACTTCCAATTTCACCCGTCGAAACCCAACTGCCCGAATACGACGAGCAAGACTGGGGCTACCTCGAGCACTATCGCGAAGTCAACTTCCCCACGCTCGAGGCAGCACTCGATGCAGACGAGAATTAG
- a CDS encoding metal ABC transporter ATP-binding protein codes for MSAAVRVTDVSFAYDDQPVLENVSLEIDEGAFLGLIGPNGSGKTTLLKIMLGLQQPDSGSVELFGTPASAFREGTRLGYVSQQSSEADSMMPVTVREVVEMGRYPHAGLRRLSDEDHAIIDDALAEVGIADLADRRISRLSGGQKQRAYIARALASEADFLALDEPTVGVDAESVEQFYDLLDDLNEHGITIVLIEHDLGMVAEHADTMACLDGTLYEHCGTEQFLASDALERAYGSTRVRTVAGAAAGD; via the coding sequence ATGAGCGCTGCAGTACGTGTTACAGACGTTAGTTTCGCCTACGATGACCAACCGGTACTAGAGAACGTCTCGCTCGAGATTGACGAGGGGGCGTTCCTGGGATTGATCGGCCCGAACGGCTCCGGGAAGACGACGCTGTTGAAGATCATGCTGGGGCTGCAACAGCCAGATAGCGGGTCGGTTGAGCTGTTTGGCACGCCAGCGTCAGCGTTTCGGGAGGGGACGCGACTCGGCTACGTCTCCCAGCAATCTTCGGAAGCCGATTCGATGATGCCTGTGACGGTCCGCGAAGTCGTCGAAATGGGTCGCTATCCCCACGCCGGCTTGCGCCGATTGAGCGATGAGGACCACGCAATCATCGACGATGCACTCGCAGAGGTCGGCATTGCGGATCTCGCAGACAGACGAATCAGCCGGCTCTCCGGCGGCCAGAAACAGCGTGCGTACATCGCACGCGCACTCGCCTCCGAGGCAGATTTCCTCGCGCTCGATGAACCCACTGTCGGCGTCGACGCCGAGTCGGTCGAGCAGTTCTACGACCTGCTCGATGACCTCAACGAGCACGGGATCACCATCGTGTTGATCGAACACGATCTCGGGATGGTCGCCGAACACGCCGATACGATGGCCTGTCTCGACGGAACCCTGTACGAACACTGCGGAACCGAACAGTTCCTCGCAAGCGATGCGCTCGAGCGAGCGTATGGCTCGACTCGCGTGAGAACGGTTGCGGGCGCCGCCGCAGGTGACTGA
- a CDS encoding class I SAM-dependent methyltransferase family protein, which translates to MEVPCVRVARESGEQTRRELADADLIDDDYEITVEDGTLYIPVSDPDAVADDFELVSRRVDERETQTRPADILEFDPSYERLGTAALLDEDDPERARTIADAILESDLPVETVLNKASKVKGETRVRDWELLAGENTEVVHREYGCEFALDLSAVYFSPRLATERHRVTEQVTAGEQVFDMFAGVGPFVIPVAKRGAECVGVDINPDAIEYLRENARRNDVSESVTAIYANVRTLADPDRGQVSTTKGGAPNYDNWADRIVMNLPHSADAFLETAVALAGDDCVLHYYDIQHEDDPFGPGEQAIRAAAEPEYDVTVETRHTVRSYAPHELNVCLDVRLER; encoded by the coding sequence ATGGAAGTGCCGTGTGTCCGCGTCGCCCGCGAATCGGGGGAGCAAACGCGTCGCGAACTGGCAGACGCGGACCTGATCGACGACGACTACGAGATCACGGTCGAAGACGGAACCCTCTACATCCCGGTTTCCGACCCCGACGCCGTCGCCGACGACTTCGAACTCGTCTCGAGACGTGTCGACGAACGTGAGACACAGACTCGGCCTGCCGACATCCTCGAATTCGATCCCTCCTACGAGCGCCTCGGAACGGCGGCGTTGCTCGACGAGGACGACCCCGAACGCGCTCGCACAATTGCAGATGCGATCCTCGAGTCTGACCTCCCCGTCGAGACGGTGCTGAACAAAGCGTCAAAGGTCAAAGGTGAAACCCGCGTGCGCGACTGGGAGCTACTGGCCGGCGAGAACACCGAGGTCGTCCACCGCGAGTACGGCTGTGAGTTCGCACTCGATCTCAGTGCGGTCTACTTCTCGCCGCGACTCGCAACCGAACGCCACCGCGTCACCGAGCAGGTCACTGCCGGCGAACAGGTGTTCGATATGTTCGCCGGCGTCGGCCCGTTCGTGATTCCGGTCGCCAAACGCGGCGCGGAGTGCGTTGGCGTCGATATCAACCCTGACGCAATCGAGTACCTCCGCGAAAACGCGCGTCGGAACGACGTTTCAGAGTCCGTGACGGCCATCTATGCGAACGTCCGAACCCTTGCCGACCCGGACAGAGGCCAAGTGTCTACGACCAAAGGCGGCGCACCCAACTACGACAACTGGGCCGACCGCATCGTGATGAACCTCCCCCACAGCGCCGACGCATTCCTCGAGACGGCCGTTGCCCTCGCTGGTGACGACTGCGTGCTCCACTACTACGATATCCAGCACGAAGACGACCCGTTTGGCCCCGGCGAGCAGGCAATCCGTGCCGCCGCCGAACCCGAATACGACGTGACCGTCGAGACGCGCCACACCGTCCGCTCGTATGCCCCACACGAACTCAACGTCTGTCTGGATGTTCGTCTCGAGCGCTAA